In Spirochaeta thermophila DSM 6578, the DNA window CGAGAGGAGTCCCTGCACCCGGGAGAGCCATCTCCCGCTTCCCCCGAGGGTCCGGCTCATGACGAGCAGGTCGTAGAGATCGGGCACCGTGTGGAGCGGGGAGGGTGCGCCGGGGGAGAGCGAGTCGAGGTAGGCCTCGAGGAGGTCGTCCAGTTCCTGGAAGAAGGCCTCGGAGGTGCGTTGGAGATTTCCCACATAGGGATTCGAGAGAAAGGTGAAGGCCGCAGGATGTGCCTCCCTCATGCGGGCGAGGGTGTCCACCACGTCCGGGAAGGTGTTCCTGCGTATGGCTTCCGCGGCATACGCGATCACCGTCTCCTCATGGATCCCTCGTTCCGTCTCGTAGCTCCAGACGAGCCGGTCCGGGAGGAGACGCGACTGCCAGCCCTTGTAGGCCGAGTCCACGAACTGTTGGATGGCCGCGGCGACCTGGCGCGGAGTGATGGACCTGTTCTGACTCCGGTACCAGAAGGCGAAGACCGCTTTCCCTCCGGAGGGCGCGCCGAGGGTAAGCGTTCCGTTCCCGTCCCGGGAGAGCCCCACCTCGAGTATCCGCTGTTCGAGGAGGATGCGGGAGGTTCCGGGAAGGGAGAGGTAGTACTGGTCGTCCCCCGAGGGGTTGAGGGCGAGTATCGGGAGGTCTTCGGCGACCTGCGCCTTGAGGCCACCTGAGAGGGAGAAGGGTATGGTGAGCCTAGTCATCCGCGGTGGAGCACTGAGGACGATCCGAAGGGAGTCTCCGACCGAAGGAATGATGCGGATTCGGACCCCTTCCGAGGCCTCGAGGGTGAGTTCATCCGAGGACGCGGTGAAGGAGAGGGGTATCACGGGGAGTCTCCCGCCGGAATCGGTGGAAGCTTCCAGTGGCGTTTTCCGCGAAAAGCGAAGGGAGAGACCGTGGTAGTCGATGCGCACCTCCTCGAGTATGGATAGCCCTTCCGGTCCCGGTACCTCACGGGTGTGGACGGTGAGACCGTGCCAGGAGGAGGTGAGCACCCTGCCTCCCGAGAAGGAGAGGAGGACGACGAGGAAGAGAAGGAAGAGATAGCCGACAGGGAGGAGGAGACGGTACCACGTTCTTTTGACCTCGATCATCGGCCGCATTCTAACAACAGGGAGGTGGAATGTCAAAGAGGACCGGTGTGTGAAGGGGAAGTGACTCCTTGCACCTCGTGAGGGGCTCGGGTAAAGTTGTGGTCGCGGGAGGTACCGATGAGACTGCGGATCATTCCGGTCTGCGCGGCGTTGTTTCTGGTGGTGATCTCGATGGGCTGCAGGACGACACAGCCCGCCGAGACCGTGCTGCCCGAGGAGGAGCTCCCCTATCAGGCGATCAGCTACTTCGTGGAACTCGGCAGGCCCGAGGACGCCATCAAGGCCTTCGAGGAGGCCTCCGCCCGTGCTCCGGAAGATCCCGAGACGCGACTCCTCTACGTGAACCTCCTCCTCATGGCGGGGAAGGAGACGGAGGCCGAGGCGGAGCTCTCACGGCTCCTCGAGGAGTACCCCGACCACGTGGGGGCCCTCTACACCCTCGCCCTCCTCGAGGGTGCCCGGGGCAGAGAAGAGGAACACCGACGTCTCCTCGAGCGCGTCCTGGCTCTGGATCCCCATCACACGGGTGCGAGAGCCGCGCTCGGCGAGCTCCTTCTCTCGAAGAAACAGTACGCACGGGCCGAGAAGGAGTTCACCACGGTTCTCGAGGAAGATCCCGGGGACCTGGTGGCCCTCGTAGGACTCGGCAACGTGTACCTCAGGACCAGGAAGGCCGAGAAGGCGGCCGAGGTGCTCACCCAGGCGATCCGGCAGGCGCCCGACTATCCTTTCGCCTATGCCGACAGGGCGAGGGCCTGGCAGATGCTGGATGAGCCCGAGAAGGCGGAGCAGGACATCTCACGGGCGATCGAACTCGATCCGGGGTTCTCATGGCACTACTACGACCGCGCGAGGATCCTCATCTCGGAGGGACAGATGGATCGGGCCCTGGAGGATCTCTCACGCGCGATCCTCCTGGATCCTTCCAATTTTCTCGCCTATGTCTACAGGGCGAGGATATACGACGGCAAGGAGATGATGAAGGAGGCCTGCAGCGACTATGCCCGGGCCCTGGAGCTCAGGCCGGACTACTATTACATCTACGTCCCTTACGCGGTGACGCTCTACCATGAAAAGGACTACCGAGGGGCTGCGGTGTACTTCGACAAGGGGTTCGATGCGTACCCCTCCGAATACCCTCTGATCCTCCTTGCGGCCACGGCCTACAAGCGTGCCGGGGACGACCGGATGATGCGGGACTATCTCACCCGGAGGATGCCTCAGATCCCCCGGGACTCCATCTACTACTTCGTGGCGCGTTACTACCTCGAGGGGAAGGGTGACAGCCTGGTCCTCACCAGGCTTCGGGACATAGCGGACAAGGTCGAGAGGACGAGGGTGTACTTCTTCCTGGGGATCATGGCCGAAGAGGAGGGGCATCCACGGCTCGCCCAGACCTACTTCACCGAGGTGGCGGACAACCCGTCCCTCCGGGCGATCGAGGGAAGGATGGCGTCGTGGGAGATGGAGAAGTACCGATGAGGGTGTCCGAGCTCCTGGACGTGCTCGTTCCGGGTGTGCCGGTGTGCGTCCTGGTGCACGACTATCCCGACCATGATGCGGTGGCCTCGGCTGCAGGACTGGTGTGGCTCCTTTCGCGGAGGGGGTGGGAGGCGCAGGTGGTTTACAGGGGGATGCTGGAGAGTGAATCGCTCAAGGAAGCGCTCTCCCGCTATCCCGTGCCGCTTTCGTCCCTCGACGGGGTGGACGAGACGAGTGTCCAGTTCGTGGTGGTGGACGGGTTCTATGGAAGCGGCCACGTGCCCTCCGTGGGCGGGAAGGTGATGGGAGTGATCGACCACCACGAACCGGAGGCGTTTCCCCCGCCTGAGGGGATTCCCTTCGTGGATGTGAGGCCTTCGTACGGGGCGTGCGCCTCCATCGTGTACGAGTATCTCCGGGATCTCGACCTCTCCCCCCCCTCCTGGCTCGCGACGTTCCTCATGCTCGCCATCCTCATGGACACCGAGTTCCTGGCAAGGGGTGTCTCGCCTGCGGAGATGGACGCCCTCGCCGGGCTCTATAGAAAGGGAGATCTCTCCGAGGCGACGGGTATCCTTTCCAATTCGCTCGTGATCGAGGACCTTCCTGTGCTCTCCGGGATGTGGCGCAGGCTCGAGTTGTCTCCGCCGGGGGCCTTCGTGTTCGTGGATGGGCCGGCGAGGAGCGAGGTCATGGCGGTCATGGGGGACCTCATCCTCCGGTTCAGGGAGATCACCTGCGTCTTCCTCTGTGCGAGGGACGGGGACGGCTACAGGATCTCGGTGAGGAGCGAGGACGGGCGGCTGCCGGCCTGGATGGTGGTACGCCGGGTGCTCGAGGGGTATGGTGTGGGAGGAGGACACGTCCACATGGGTGGGGGACGGGTGGATGCAGGGGTGTGGCCGGGCGAGA includes these proteins:
- a CDS encoding tetratricopeptide repeat protein; protein product: MRLRIIPVCAALFLVVISMGCRTTQPAETVLPEEELPYQAISYFVELGRPEDAIKAFEEASARAPEDPETRLLYVNLLLMAGKETEAEAELSRLLEEYPDHVGALYTLALLEGARGREEEHRRLLERVLALDPHHTGARAALGELLLSKKQYARAEKEFTTVLEEDPGDLVALVGLGNVYLRTRKAEKAAEVLTQAIRQAPDYPFAYADRARAWQMLDEPEKAEQDISRAIELDPGFSWHYYDRARILISEGQMDRALEDLSRAILLDPSNFLAYVYRARIYDGKEMMKEACSDYARALELRPDYYYIYVPYAVTLYHEKDYRGAAVYFDKGFDAYPSEYPLILLAATAYKRAGDDRMMRDYLTRRMPQIPRDSIYYFVARYYLEGKGDSLVLTRLRDIADKVERTRVYFFLGIMAEEEGHPRLAQTYFTEVADNPSLRAIEGRMASWEMEKYR
- a CDS encoding DHH family phosphoesterase — its product is MRVSELLDVLVPGVPVCVLVHDYPDHDAVASAAGLVWLLSRRGWEAQVVYRGMLESESLKEALSRYPVPLSSLDGVDETSVQFVVVDGFYGSGHVPSVGGKVMGVIDHHEPEAFPPPEGIPFVDVRPSYGACASIVYEYLRDLDLSPPSWLATFLMLAILMDTEFLARGVSPAEMDALAGLYRKGDLSEATGILSNSLVIEDLPVLSGMWRRLELSPPGAFVFVDGPARSEVMAVMGDLILRFREITCVFLCARDGDGYRISVRSEDGRLPAWMVVRRVLEGYGVGGGHVHMGGGRVDAGVWPGEKAMRERFISVVKELV